A section of the Diabrotica virgifera virgifera chromosome 8, PGI_DIABVI_V3a genome encodes:
- the LOC126890255 gene encoding uncharacterized protein LOC126890255 has translation MKERVRRLSHPDYLQHDLNILRNIFVENSYPPRLINKLICNVPFVNRNILTASTMSQPGPLAQSNSAQTSVYFYALPYIPKLTIELSKIFKEFKNIKIANKNIKTIRQLYSKIKQPLTTLECTDVVYRIECTECPASYIGETGRNLSSRIISHKSDCRLNKPTCALAEHTINLDHKIDFNNAKILARESNKFKRTFLEMVHISKSDDNNLNKRSEIQNLSKIYNYILTFD, from the coding sequence ATGAAAGAACGTGTCAGAAGGTTGTCTCATCCTGACTATCTCCAACATGATTTAAACATTCTACGCAATATTTTTGTGGAAAACTCATATCCTCCAAGACTGATTAATAAATTGATTTGCAATGTTCCCTTTGTCAATAGGAACATTCTCACTGCTAGTACCATGTCACAACCAGGGCCTTTAGCTCAGAGTAACTCGGCGCAGACTAGTGTGTACTTTTATGCCCTTCCTTACATTCCGAAACTAACTATTGAACTTAGTAAAATTTTCAAGGAATTTAAAAACATCAAAATAGCTAACAAAAACATCAAAACTATACGTCAGTTATACAGTAAAATCAAACAACCTTTAACTACATTAGAATGCACAGATGTGGTTTACCGCATTGAATGTACTGAATGTCCAGCATCATATATAGGTGAAACCGGAAGAAACTTGTCTAGTCGAATAATCTCACATAAAAGCGACTGTAGATTAAATAAACCTACGTGTGCTTTGGCAGAGCATACAATCAATCTAGACCATAAGATCGATTTCAACAATGCCAAAATATTAGCCAGAGAAAGTAATAAATTCAAAAGAACGTTCCTGGAGATGGTACATATCAGCAAGAGTGATGACAACAATCTTAATAAGAGATCTGAGATCCAGAATCttagtaaaatttataactatATATTGACTTTCGACTAG